Genomic segment of Ktedonobacteraceae bacterium:
TACTGAGAGGCCTTGCTGGCGCTGACGTTGGCCTGCACAATGTAGAGTCCATCATGTGTGGTTGAGCGATCCATTTGCCCGGCATCGCCGTACTGCATCAATAATCCCTCGATCTGCGGGTTGGTAAAGTATACCTGCAGGTCGCGCGTTTTCAGGTCATACAGCGCTTCGCGTGCAATAGCGAGTAGTTCATCAGGGGGCGCCTGGCGAATTTTCTGTACCAGCAGTTGAGCCAGCAGCGAAGTGAAGCGCTTGCGGTTTGAGGTAACTTTATTATCTGGCTGTACTACGGCCTGTTTAGCGATGCCTGCATTGTCCTGCTGATAATAATGCAGGCGATTTTCAAGGTTTTGCGCTGTAATGACCTCGTTGTAGGCAGAAACTGGAATAGGGCCGATGATAGTGAGGATGTGTTCAATCAGCATGGGGGTGAACAGGATATCTCCATCGACGACGTGACCGGTTTCCTGCCGGTATTGGGTAATGGCGATTTGCGCCGAGGTTGGAAAGTCGGCGGAGAGATTCGAGTCGCGCAACCCCCAGTTTGCGAAAGGCCACCAGGAGCGGTACTGCGATGGCGCCAGGTTGCCCAGCGTGGGGCTGTTATCGGCATACTCGATCAACGAAATATCTTTGAGCGCGAACGGCGCGACTCGCCCGCCGCTGATGGTCAGTTCGCCATACTGACCCGTAAATCCGCCCGTTGGTCGTAATTCGGCGCGATCCATTGTCTGCACCAGAAAAGTACGCGGCTGGTCGACGCCAAGAATCCAGCCTGCCGCGCCGAGCAGATCATGTGCCTGCGTCAAATCAGTCGTTACCTGCGGCAAAGCTTGTAGCAACTGCGCGAATTCGTCGCGTTCCTGCGCGCTGACAGGCAAAGCGCTGAGCGTGATCTGCTGCGATTGCGCCATAATATCGCGTAGCTCGGGTAACACTTCATCAATCGTTGTGCCAAGCAGATTCAAGGTATTCTGTGTCACCAGCGGTTTGCCGGTGCTTGTCAGCAGCGAGCCATGCAATGAAGGCGCAAGGATCAGCGCTGTATTGATTACCTCTTGCCCGATAGCGCAGGCGTCGATACCGATCTGGCTGGCGGCGCGTGCCGATCTGATTTGAGGGAGATACTGCGGCAGAAAGGTAGCAACGTTGTGGATGAGCGAAGAATGATCCAGCGTCTGCTGGAGCTGCTGGAAATCGCTGTTGGCGGCGTGCAGTTCCTTTTGCGCGCTATGCAGCCTGTTGGTATCAAAAAGACCACCGGGATGGGTTTTGGCGCCGGTAAAGATGGTTTTGACGTTGAGCAGGTGCTGAACGCCATCGTGTGCCTCGTTGCGCAGATCACTGTAGGTTCGGTAGGCGTCGATGCCCACACCGGCGGCAAAACCAATGGGAACAAAAATACCCAGCAGGATGATAGCGAGCAGTACCATGTGGGGGATACGGCGCTTTTTTGACGAGCGATCTACGGGCCGATTATCCTGTGCTCCAGGTGAGGCCGTTAAATCACCGGCCGTATCTTCCCGTAGGGGCCGGTTTACCGTACTCACCGCCGATTCATCGGCCTCGATGGCACCAGGCTCTAAAAGGGGCAAGGGCCTGGTCTTCTTTTCTGGCGGGGTTTCTATTGGGCCAGTCTCGCCAGGGTGCGTCATTACAGTCGCCATGGTATCCTCTGCTAACATATCGGGGGATAACTGCATGGGGCGTTGTGGTAATTGCTCGTAAAAGTCCAGCAGATCGGACTTGCCACGGTCATCAACCGCGAATGGGTACTCATGCTCTGAAATACC
This window contains:
- a CDS encoding DUF4012 domain-containing protein translates to MSVTPAGHHTANTEFFALLSRHPELEQWLITHSQQEPAVDTEDLHGLFLQECSRSGISEHEYPFAVDDRGKSDLLDFYEQLPQRPMQLSPDMLAEDTMATVMTHPGETGPIETPPEKKTRPLPLLEPGAIEADESAVSTVNRPLREDTAGDLTASPGAQDNRPVDRSSKKRRIPHMVLLAIILLGIFVPIGFAAGVGIDAYRTYSDLRNEAHDGVQHLLNVKTIFTGAKTHPGGLFDTNRLHSAQKELHAANSDFQQLQQTLDHSSLIHNVATFLPQYLPQIRSARAASQIGIDACAIGQEVINTALILAPSLHGSLLTSTGKPLVTQNTLNLLGTTIDEVLPELRDIMAQSQQITLSALPVSAQERDEFAQLLQALPQVTTDLTQAHDLLGAAGWILGVDQPRTFLVQTMDRAELRPTGGFTGQYGELTISGGRVAPFALKDISLIEYADNSPTLGNLAPSQYRSWWPFANWGLRDSNLSADFPTSAQIAITQYRQETGHVVDGDILFTPMLIEHILTIIGPIPVSAYNEVITAQNLENRLHYYQQDNAGIAKQAVVQPDNKVTSNRKRFTSLLAQLLVQKIRQAPPDELLAIAREALYDLKTRDLQVYFTNPQIEGLLMQYGDAGQMDRSTTHDGLYIVQANVSASKASQYVQTSLNDTVTLNAEGGATHVLRMRLMYTQIGPVYGYDTYRDYVRIYVPPTSKFLWGDGFDTGTPLCGGPYAPCPASGVYRGNELVCPSGQYEPGAAAPSNIDPSGGDFLPLDTIGPPTTLTSDEPGRAMFGGYVVVPKNCAMTITVSWYVPPMGNHPYALLVQRQAGTFPALNLTILPTPANCTILGTSGLYFNGILSDDRSFTVPQNRATAKDGRPQKAQDATGCYPQNGI